The window GCACCGCCAGCCGCGCCGCGGCCGCCGCGTCCCTGAGCGCCAGCCGCCCCGCCTTCTGGAAGGCCATGTCCGAGGAGTCCACCGAGTGCGCCTTGCCGTCGTAGAGCGTCACCCGGATGTCCACCAGCGGATACCCCGCTCCGGAGCCCGCTCCGTCCCCCGACCCCGCGCCGCCCTTCGCGCCGGTCCCCGTCCCGACGCCGTCCGCCATCTGCGCGCGCACGCCCTTCTCCACGGACAGCACGAACTGGCGGGGCACCACCCCGCCCACGATCTCGTCGACGAACTCCAGGCCCGCGCCCGACTCCAACGGCTCCACGCGGATCCGGCAGACACCGAACTCCCCGTGCCCGCCACTCTGCTTCACGTTCCTCCCGGTGCCCTGCGCCGGAACCGCGAAGGTCTCCCGCAGCGGCACGCGCACCTCCCCGGTGCCGACCCGCACCCCGTGGCGGTGCTCCAACCGGTCCAGCGCGGCGTCCAGGTGCGCCTCGCCCAGGCTCCACAGCACCATCTGGTGGGTCTCGGCGTTCACCTCCACGCGCAGCGACGGGTCCTCCGCCACCAGCCGGGCCACCGCCTGCGAAAGCTTGTCCTCGTCCCCCGAGGACTCCGCGCCCACCGCCACCGGCAACAGCGGACGCGGGAAGCGCCACGGCGCCACGCGCACCGGCCGCTCCGGCTCGGAGAGGGTGTCGCCGGTGCGGGCGTCGGGAAGCCTCGCCACCAGGCACAGGTCTCCGGCGACCACCTGGCCCACCGGCCGGTTCTCGCGGCCCAGCGGCACGGACAGCGGTCCCGTGCGCTCGTCGTTGCCGGTCCGGTCCAGCTCGTCCTGGCCGGTCAGCCCGCACGGGACTCCGTGGCCGTGCAGGTGGACACGGGTGTCGGGGCGCAGGGTCCCCGAGAAGACGCGCACCAGGCTCACCCGGCCCACGTACGGGTCACCGGCGGTGCTGAGGACCTGCGCGACCAGGGGGCCGTCCGGATCGCAGGACAGCCCCGCCACCGGTTCGCCCTCCGGTGTGGAGGTCTCGGGAAACGGGCGCCGGGTCGGGTCCGGGCACGAGAGCGGCAGTTCGCGCAGCAGTTCGCGCACACCCACCCCGGTCGTGGTGCTGATCGCCAGGACGGGATGGAAGCCGCCCGCGGCGACCGCCTTCTGGAGGTCGTCGATGAGCAGGTCGGGGTCGAGTTCGCCGCCCTCCATGTAGCGCTCCATGAGGGCCTCGTCCTCGCTCTCGGTGATGACCTCCTCGACGAGGGTCTCCCGGAGCGGTCCGGCCGCCTCGCGCAGCCAGTCCGGCACCGGACGCGCCGAGGGGGCGGATCCGGGCCCGCCCCCTCCGGCGCGGCCGGAACGCTTCGCGCGCTCGGAGCCGTCGGAACCGCCGACGCCAGCGGACGCGCCGGAGTAGTCGTAGTACCG is drawn from Nocardiopsis dassonvillei subsp. dassonvillei DSM 43111 and contains these coding sequences:
- a CDS encoding elongation factor G-like protein EF-G2, which translates into the protein MADRNVNGTGASAGAVPRADGPRDIRNIALVGPSGAGKTSLVEALLAAAGEVGRPGSVEEGTTVSDHDEVEIRQGRSVNLTVNPVMVGDVKVNLLDTPGYADFIGAMRAGLRGADAALFVVSALEGVDGRTRVLWEECAAVGMPRAVAVTRIDHPRADYDEVVAQCREAFGPGVHPAYVPAVEGTGDDRRVVGVWGLVSERYYDYSGASAGVGGSDGSERAKRSGRAGGGGPGSAPSARPVPDWLREAAGPLRETLVEEVITESEDEALMERYMEGGELDPDLLIDDLQKAVAAGGFHPVLAISTTTGVGVRELLRELPLSCPDPTRRPFPETSTPEGEPVAGLSCDPDGPLVAQVLSTAGDPYVGRVSLVRVFSGTLRPDTRVHLHGHGVPCGLTGQDELDRTGNDERTGPLSVPLGRENRPVGQVVAGDLCLVARLPDARTGDTLSEPERPVRVAPWRFPRPLLPVAVGAESSGDEDKLSQAVARLVAEDPSLRVEVNAETHQMVLWSLGEAHLDAALDRLEHRHGVRVGTGEVRVPLRETFAVPAQGTGRNVKQSGGHGEFGVCRIRVEPLESGAGLEFVDEIVGGVVPRQFVLSVEKGVRAQMADGVGTGTGAKGGAGSGDGAGSGAGYPLVDIRVTLYDGKAHSVDSSDMAFQKAGRLALRDAAAAARLAVLEPVDEVSVEVDDAYLGAVLSDLSARRGRVVGTESVRGGRAVVRAEVPELEIVRYAVDLRSISHGTGVFSREYARHEPLPAQAAARLAGRVGQG